Genomic window (Prochlorococcus marinus str. GP2):
GCCTCAATAATTTTCTGAACTAAAGGATGGCGAACTACATCTTCAACAGTTAGATAACAAAATTTTATACCTTCGGTTTCAGAAAATATTCTTGATGCTTCAATGAGGCCGCTTTCCTGATCTTTTTTTAAATCAATTTGAGTAACATCTCCATTTACAACCATTTTTGATCTCTCACCTAATCTGGTTAAAAACATTCTCATTTGAGAGCAAGTAGTGTTTTGTGCTTCATCTAGAATTACCAAAGAATTATCCAAGGTTCTGCCTCTCATAAATGCTAAAGGAGCAACTTCAATAATTCCTTTATCTATAAGCGAATTTGTTCTATCAAATCCGAAAATACTATGTAAAGAATCAAATAGTGGTCTTAAGTATGGATCTACTTTTTGTTGCAAATCTCCAGGCAGGAATCCTAAACTTTCACCAGCCTCTACAGCTGGTCTGGTTAAAACAATTTTTTCTATTTTTTTCTCATTTAATAATCTTGCGGCACAAACAGTAGCCAAAAATGTCTTCCCAGTTCCTGCTGGACCAATTGCGAAGGTAAGATCAAAGTTCTCAATTGATTCAACATATTCCTTTTGCCTTATAGTTCTTGGTCTTAGATATCTTCCTTCTTTGGAACGCGCAAGAACTTTTTTCCCAAGTTCAGCATGTGAAGATGACTCTCCCATATTTAGAGAACTCAAAGCCGCTTTAAGATCTACCTCTGGCACTTCTAATCCTTGTTCCCAAATTGGTCTTGTCAGTTCAACCAATGCGGATGCTCTCTCAATCTTAGATATGACACCGTTCATCTCAAGTTGCAAGCCTCTTATAGTTAAAGAAACTCCCGTGAGAGACTCAAACTTTTTCAAGAAAGAATTGCCGGGACCTGATAACGCTGTAGCAGCATCAGTGTTTGGCAAATCAATTGTGAAGTGACCAGTTTTGGAAACTTCTTTCATTTAATTATTGAATAAAGAATAAAAATTTATCAAATCACTAGCTTTCAGCTTGGATACTATCGCTTTCAGCTTTACTAGTATCACTTTCTGAGTCATTAGATTTAGCCTTAGCTGCTTTTTCCTTCTCTAATTTTGCCTTCCCTATAGCGATAGAGGGTCTTTCTATTTTTTCTAATAACCCTCCTTTTTCTAATAAAGTCCTCACCACATCAGTTGGTTGAGCACCTTGAGTAAGTCTTTTCCTTAAAGCTTCCGTATCGAGTCTAGTTTCTTTAGTTCTTGGGTTATAAAAGCCTAGTTCTTGCAAAGGTTTGCCGTCTCTCCTGGAAGTACTATTGCATGCAACAATTCTGAAACTTGCCTCTTTTTTCTTCCCAAAGCGCTTAAGGCGCAATTTAATCATCTTAAATCAATGCGTTTTAAACAATAATATCATTTAACGGGAATAATTTAGAAACTATAAATCAGCAAACCCTTTTTTCTTCTTATTTTTGGTTTGTTTTTTTATTGGTTTATTACCACTCATTCCACCCATTCCTGGCATTCCTCCCATTCCTGGCATTCCTCCCATTCCTGGCATTCCTCCCATTCCTGGCATTCCTCCCATTCCTGGCATTCCTCCCATTCCTGGCATTCCTCCATTCGACATTTGTTTCATAAAACCTCTCATTCTTTGAAAATCAGCTAATACTTTATCTACATCTTTTGCTTGATAACCACTACCCTTAGCGATCCTTTGTCTTCTTGATGGTTGTGCAGCAAGAACCTCAGGTTTCTGTTTCTCCTCAAGAGTCATTGAGGAGATCATAGATTCTATTTTCTTCAATTGATCTTCTCCATCTTTTATCATCCCATCATCAATTTTATTCATTCCAGGGATTAGTTTTATCAATCCACCTAGAGATCCCATCCTTTTAATTAATCTCATTTGCTTAACAAAATCATTGAAATCAAAAGTTGCTTCTTGAAGCTTCTTTTGCATAGCTTCTGCATCAGCAAGCTCAACTTCCTTTTGAGCTTTTTCAACAAGTGTCAAGACATCACCCATGCCTAAGATTCTGCTGGCCATTCTTTCTGGATGAAAAGGTTGTAGCGCCTCTATTTTTTCGCCCACACCAATAAATTTGATTGGTTTACCGCTTATTTTTCTTATTGATAAAGCGGCGCCTCCTCTTGAATCGCCATCCAACTTGGTTAGTATCGCCCCTGAAATTCCTACTTTTTCATGAAATGACTTTGTCAAGTCAGCAGCTTCTTGTCCAATCATAGAATCAACAACAAGTAAAACTTCATCAGGATTAGAAACCTCTTTTATCCGAATCATTTCACTCATCATAGAATCATCAATTTGCAATCTTCCAGCAGTGTCAATAATAATTGAGTCAAAATTATTCTCACCCGCATAATTCAATGCATCCTTTGTTATTTCTTCTGGTTTGCTATTTTTTTCTTTAGCTGAAAAAACTTCTAATTCATATTGACTTCCTAATGTTTTTAGTTGTTCTACTGCTGCTGGTCGATAAATATCTGCAGCCACCAAAAGAACTTTCTTTTCTTTTTCCTTCAAATAAAGGCCTAATTTTCCTGTCGCAGTTGTTTTACCAGCTCCCTGAAGACCGGCCATTAAGATAACAGTGGGGTTATTTTTATTTTCGTTTAATGGAGAATTTTCATTTCCCATAATATTTATCAATTCTTTATTTACAACTTCTATAAATTTTTGACCTGGATTTACACCCCTAACCACTTCTTCTCCAATAGCTTTTTCTTTTACATCTGATATGAACTCTTTTACTACAGACAAACTAACATCAGCGTCAAGCAGTGCTCTTTTGACCTGATTCAAGGCATCATTAATATTATTTTCACTAATTTTTGCTTCGCCTCTTAAACCCTTTACAGCATCTTCAAAGCGTGATGAAAGTTCATCAAACATTATCAAAAGTATTTTTAACTATTATAAACGATCTCAAAGTTCATAATTACAAGCCACTTACAAAATCCACCAATTTCCATGATTTTTTGGAAAAACCCAAAATATATTTAACTTTCAGCGGTGACAATGAAGTTTCATTAATTAATTCTCCAGAATTTTTAATTACTCTCTCTAGATAATTTAATTCAACTAAAACAACTATCCTAGAGGAAGTTTGAGATTCCAAATCTATATTGAGTATTTTGGAATTAATTTCTTTATAAATACCTTTTTTGATATCACTCCTTCTCTCTTCGATTGTTCTTTCAATTAAGCCATTTCTCACAATCTTAGAAAGATTAATTTCACTCTTTCCAGCTAAGTAATTTCTTTTACTTGTTAACCATACATTAATTAATTTTCTTATCTCTTCTAAAGAAGGTGATGCTTCAGTTAACTCTTTAAATCGAGTGGGATTGGTTGCAATAGGCTTCTCATTAATAGAATTTAATTCATTTGTAGATTTCATTTTAATCTCTTGATTAATATCTTTATTACTTCTATTTTGATTTTCATCTAAAGCTATTAAAGGTTTATCAATTACAGCTTTATCTTGAAGTGATTTTTTAAAATTATTTCTTAAGAATCCAATACCAATCCCAAGTGTAAATAGGATAAAAAAAGCGTATAAATAAATTGTATAGGGTGACCGCCTAAGTATATCTTTCTCCTTTAGAAATTCACCAAAACTAAATTTTAATTCAGCAATTTTTTCAATTAAATATTTGTAAACCTCTATTGGTTTATTCATGAAGATTTCATCGTTAATTTTGTTTTCTTGGGTATCTAGCTTTTCATATTCTTTTTTTATACCACCAGGCCAAGGTAAACTTCCTTCCTCGACATTATTTAAATCACTTTCAAAATCTTCAGTAATTTTTGTCGAAGAATCTTCTTTAATCCTTTGGTTTTGAAGATTTGATTTAAATGAAGATTTATTTGATTTTTTTTCTAATTTTTCTATAAATTCTTGAATTTCATTATCTTCAAACCAAGAATCTAAGTCGACCTCTTTTGATTCAATATCTCTATAACCAATTAAAACATCATTCTCCAACCAATTTTTGCAGAAACTACATATAGCCTCTAACTTATTATCTGGATAATTATTAAGCCAATCTCTTAAGTTTTCATCAGAACTGCTAGAGAACCTAGCGGTGGCTTGATCTATATCTGCTAAAAGCAAATCTAAACAACCCATAAGAGGCATTGAGTCAAGACCTGATAAATTTAATTTCTTTAAAATTCTCCTCGCTTCAAATATCTTTTCCGGCTTTCTCCTAGCGAACCCAATTGCTGTCATGGATAGAAAGGCCATAAAACCCGCTTCTAACGATCCTCTTTTTTGTAATTCAAGAAACAAATTTATCTGTTCTTG
Coding sequences:
- a CDS encoding PhoH family protein; amino-acid sequence: MKEVSKTGHFTIDLPNTDAATALSGPGNSFLKKFESLTGVSLTIRGLQLEMNGVISKIERASALVELTRPIWEQGLEVPEVDLKAALSSLNMGESSSHAELGKKVLARSKEGRYLRPRTIRQKEYVESIENFDLTFAIGPAGTGKTFLATVCAARLLNEKKIEKIVLTRPAVEAGESLGFLPGDLQQKVDPYLRPLFDSLHSIFGFDRTNSLIDKGIIEVAPLAFMRGRTLDNSLVILDEAQNTTCSQMRMFLTRLGERSKMVVNGDVTQIDLKKDQESGLIEASRIFSETEGIKFCYLTVEDVVRHPLVQKIIEAYK
- the rpsP gene encoding 30S ribosomal protein S16, with protein sequence MIKLRLKRFGKKKEASFRIVACNSTSRRDGKPLQELGFYNPRTKETRLDTEALRKRLTQGAQPTDVVRTLLEKGGLLEKIERPSIAIGKAKLEKEKAAKAKSNDSESDTSKAESDSIQAES
- the ffh gene encoding signal recognition particle protein, whose product is MFDELSSRFEDAVKGLRGEAKISENNINDALNQVKRALLDADVSLSVVKEFISDVKEKAIGEEVVRGVNPGQKFIEVVNKELINIMGNENSPLNENKNNPTVILMAGLQGAGKTTATGKLGLYLKEKEKKVLLVAADIYRPAAVEQLKTLGSQYELEVFSAKEKNSKPEEITKDALNYAGENNFDSIIIDTAGRLQIDDSMMSEMIRIKEVSNPDEVLLVVDSMIGQEAADLTKSFHEKVGISGAILTKLDGDSRGGAALSIRKISGKPIKFIGVGEKIEALQPFHPERMASRILGMGDVLTLVEKAQKEVELADAEAMQKKLQEATFDFNDFVKQMRLIKRMGSLGGLIKLIPGMNKIDDGMIKDGEDQLKKIESMISSMTLEEKQKPEVLAAQPSRRQRIAKGSGYQAKDVDKVLADFQRMRGFMKQMSNGGMPGMGGMPGMGGMPGMGGMPGMGGMPGMGGMPGMGGMSGNKPIKKQTKNKKKKGFADL
- a CDS encoding IMS domain-containing protein, whose translation is MELPLDHFRLIGVSSSASSEEILRAFQLRLDKTPDEGFTYEVLTQRSELLRLTADLLTDPESRREYENLLLDGVSGLEFSSNREVAGLILLWESGSPKEAFKITRKALQPPQTPALGSSREADLTLLAALTARDSAIKEQQLRSYSNAADFLHEGIQLLQRMGKLVERRKDLEEDLASLLPYRILDLLSRDLNDQESHAKGLNMLENLIIKRGGLEGNNKSEYGNYLNQREFEAFFQQIKPYLTVQEQINLFLELQKRGSLEAGFMAFLSMTAIGFARRKPEKIFEARRILKKLNLSGLDSMPLMGCLDLLLADIDQATARFSSSSDENLRDWLNNYPDNKLEAICSFCKNWLENDVLIGYRDIESKEVDLDSWFEDNEIQEFIEKLEKKSNKSSFKSNLQNQRIKEDSSTKITEDFESDLNNVEEGSLPWPGGIKKEYEKLDTQENKINDEIFMNKPIEVYKYLIEKIAELKFSFGEFLKEKDILRRSPYTIYLYAFFILFTLGIGIGFLRNNFKKSLQDKAVIDKPLIALDENQNRSNKDINQEIKMKSTNELNSINEKPIATNPTRFKELTEASPSLEEIRKLINVWLTSKRNYLAGKSEINLSKIVRNGLIERTIEERRSDIKKGIYKEINSKILNIDLESQTSSRIVVLVELNYLERVIKNSGELINETSLSPLKVKYILGFSKKSWKLVDFVSGL